Proteins encoded within one genomic window of Polaribacter sp. NJDZ03:
- a CDS encoding sigma-70 family RNA polymerase sigma factor — MTEEQVVLNTDKWIDNYADYMYNYAIVRVNNSDLAKDLVQDTFFAGLKSAKNFQGKSTERTWLISILKRKIIDYYRKINSKKGQAEVRMNFYDDGENEGNWLEERVPQSWDNESEKTIENEELKSQLDSCIDALPKKYAMVFRMKTIQGFETEEICKELDITASNLWVIIHRARTQLRKCMEDNWFNN; from the coding sequence ATGACAGAAGAGCAAGTTGTATTAAACACAGACAAATGGATAGATAATTATGCAGACTATATGTATAATTATGCTATTGTGCGTGTAAATAACAGTGATTTAGCTAAAGATTTAGTTCAAGATACTTTTTTTGCAGGATTAAAGTCTGCTAAAAATTTTCAAGGAAAATCTACAGAAAGAACTTGGTTAATTTCTATTTTAAAAAGAAAAATTATAGATTATTATAGAAAAATAAATTCTAAAAAAGGGCAAGCTGAAGTTAGAATGAATTTTTATGATGATGGTGAAAACGAAGGTAATTGGTTAGAAGAGAGGGTACCACAGAGTTGGGACAATGAATCTGAGAAAACCATTGAAAACGAAGAATTAAAAAGTCAGTTAGATTCTTGTATAGATGCTTTGCCTAAAAAATATGCAATGGTTTTTAGAATGAAAACCATACAAGGGTTCGAAACTGAAGAAATTTGTAAGGAGTTAGATATTACAGCGTCCAACTTATGGGTTATCATTCATAGAGCAAGAACACAGCTCAGAAAATGTATGGAAGATAATTGGTTTAATAATTAA
- a CDS encoding O-methyltransferase, with the protein MHFLPENIDNYAVDHSQQEPTILKELSKETWQKVLNPRMLSGDLQGRVLSMISKIIQPKNILEIGTYTGYSALCLAEGLAPEGKIFTLDKNEELETLQNKYFEKSGFRNQIKQYVGKAIDIIPTINEKFDLVFIDADKTNYINYFHLIIDKMNSGGIILSDNVLWSGKVVEKLDPKDKDTKILLAYNKLLNTDDRVETVLLPIRDGLTISRVK; encoded by the coding sequence ATGCATTTTTTACCAGAAAATATTGACAACTACGCTGTAGATCACTCACAACAAGAACCTACAATTTTAAAAGAATTAAGTAAAGAAACTTGGCAAAAAGTATTAAACCCAAGAATGTTAAGCGGTGATCTTCAAGGAAGAGTATTGTCTATGATTTCAAAAATAATTCAACCAAAAAATATTTTAGAAATTGGTACTTATACTGGGTATTCTGCTTTGTGTTTAGCCGAAGGTTTAGCACCCGAAGGAAAAATTTTTACATTAGATAAGAATGAAGAATTAGAAACACTTCAAAATAAATACTTTGAAAAATCTGGTTTTAGAAATCAAATAAAACAGTATGTTGGTAAGGCAATAGATATTATACCTACCATTAATGAGAAATTTGATCTGGTTTTTATTGATGCAGATAAAACAAACTACATTAATTATTTTCATTTAATTATAGATAAAATGAATTCTGGTGGAATTATTTTATCTGATAACGTACTTTGGAGTGGTAAAGTTGTTGAAAAATTAGATCCAAAAGATAAGGATACAAAAATACTTTTGGCTTACAATAAACTATTAAATACAGACGATAGAGTTGAAACGGTACTTTTGCCAATTAGAGATGGTTTAACAATAAGTAGAGTAAAGTAG
- a CDS encoding twin-arginine translocase TatA/TatE family subunit: protein MNSTLLFISGPEIMVVMLIVVMLFGADKIPEIARGLGKGMRQVKDATNDIKREINESAKLPISETDSAKEVTKGVNEEFKSITKDINKGINSVKDNIEDLTGPIKRNF from the coding sequence ATGAATTCTACTCTTTTATTTATTAGTGGTCCCGAAATAATGGTTGTCATGTTAATTGTGGTAATGCTTTTTGGTGCAGATAAGATTCCTGAAATTGCCAGAGGATTAGGAAAAGGAATGCGTCAGGTAAAAGATGCAACCAACGATATTAAGAGAGAAATTAATGAAAGTGCTAAATTGCCTATTTCAGAGACTGATTCTGCAAAAGAAGTTACTAAAGGTGTTAATGAAGAATTTAAAAGTATTACAAAAGACATTAACAAAGGAATTAATTCTGTAAAAGATAATATTGAAGATCTAACAGGTCCTATAAAACGTAATTTCTAA
- a CDS encoding D-alanyl-D-alanine carboxypeptidase — translation MLKRVLVVLFVTVYFTSCKTVKLSRNIDQKLATSFFDNHFTGIYIYDVAADKVLYNYNADKYFTPASNTKIFTLFTGL, via the coding sequence ATGCTTAAAAGAGTACTTGTAGTTTTGTTTGTAACTGTCTATTTTACAAGCTGTAAAACGGTTAAATTATCTAGAAATATCGATCAAAAATTAGCAACTTCTTTTTTTGATAATCATTTTACGGGAATTTATATTTATGATGTAGCAGCAGACAAAGTACTCTATAATTATAATGCAGATAAGTATTTTACACCCGCAAGTAATACCAAAATTTTTACACTTTTTACGGGGTTATAA
- a CDS encoding D-alanyl-D-alanine carboxypeptidase, with product MLPDSIPAFKYAVNKDTITIQATGDPTFLHPFFKDSTALKLAKKYKKVHIIANNISDKRYGPGWAWEDFDSYFSPERSAFPIYGNVVFVQNEDSIKVAPNYFSDKLEITDKSYGRKELSNSFYFGKNRKRETEIPMIISDSLLLNLWNDILPNKVSLLHKSALKPSKIAYSIPKDSLFKRMMEVSDNFLAEQILVLASSTLSDTLNSAKAINYLLENQLKDLKQKPRWVDGSGLSRYNLFTPISFVEVLTKMHQKIPIKRLFQFFPVGGKSGTLKNWFSGNPKPYIHAKSGTLGNNYNLSGYLITNSGKTLIFSYMNNHYMHSNAEVKKKMQAVFEELRDNY from the coding sequence ATGTTACCAGATTCAATTCCGGCTTTTAAATATGCTGTAAATAAAGATACAATTACAATACAAGCCACAGGAGATCCTACTTTTTTACATCCATTTTTTAAAGACAGTACCGCTTTAAAATTGGCGAAAAAATATAAAAAAGTACATATAATAGCTAATAATATTTCTGATAAAAGATACGGACCAGGTTGGGCTTGGGAAGATTTTGATAGCTATTTTAGTCCAGAAAGAAGTGCTTTTCCTATATATGGAAATGTTGTATTTGTCCAAAATGAAGATTCAATAAAAGTTGCCCCTAACTATTTTTCTGATAAATTAGAAATTACAGATAAAAGTTACGGTAGAAAAGAGCTTTCTAACTCTTTTTACTTTGGAAAAAATAGGAAAAGAGAAACCGAAATTCCGATGATTATAAGTGATTCTTTGCTTTTAAATCTCTGGAATGACATTTTACCCAACAAAGTAAGTTTACTGCATAAATCGGCTTTAAAACCGTCTAAAATTGCATACAGTATTCCTAAAGATTCTTTATTTAAAAGAATGATGGAAGTAAGCGATAATTTTTTAGCAGAACAGATTTTAGTTTTAGCTTCATCCACTCTTTCAGACACGTTAAATTCTGCAAAAGCAATAAACTATCTATTAGAAAATCAATTGAAAGATTTAAAACAAAAACCACGTTGGGTAGATGGTTCTGGATTGAGTAGGTATAATTTATTTACACCGATTTCTTTTGTCGAAGTTTTAACCAAAATGCATCAAAAAATTCCAATAAAAAGGTTGTTTCAGTTTTTTCCGGTTGGCGGAAAGTCTGGGACTTTAAAAAATTGGTTTTCTGGAAACCCAAAACCGTATATTCATGCAAAATCTGGTACTTTGGGGAACAATTATAATTTAAGTGGTTACTTAATTACAAACTCCGGAAAAACATTAATATTCAGTTATATGAACAATCATTACATGCATTCTAATGCTGAAGTAAAAAAGAAAATGCAAGCTGTTTTTGAGGAGTTAAGAGATAATTATTAA
- a CDS encoding SIR2 family protein yields the protein MEEELKIHLNKFATSPFLFVGSGISRRYLGLETWTGLLEKITAEIGMANSFRYYLSKANGDLPEVASIIAEEFYDLWWKEERFTESREEFQDKVKTSQCPFKFEITKYIRNKGLTNIKELEQEINLFRKINIDGIITTNWDLFLESIFPDFSVFIGQESILFQDYISVGDIYKIHGCSSKPNSLVLTSSDYENFNNKNPYLAAKLLTIFIEQPIIFLGYSLNDHNIQEILKSIIACLSRHNIDKLKDRLIFCEWIPDDIEPTMIDSTLLISDTVLPIKLIRLNNFSPLYTVLANNKKRLPIKILRNMKDMVFDYVKSNQSKSKVFVSDDLDEIEDIEKVEFFYGVGVRDKLSEVGYTGIHLRDLLQDIVLTKNWNAEKVSKNVITNINGTYIPYFKHLNGGGFLNEDGEIPTDDKTLEFSPAFIEKVNSIQQQNFYPAQNYSRKAEEINEKYKNFEELKEGEDFAHILYYTPLLETEKINIEQLHNFLKENINNKTLGNTYFRKLICLYDYLAYKNGG from the coding sequence TTGGAAGAAGAATTAAAAATACATCTAAATAAATTTGCTACGTCACCTTTCCTATTTGTTGGTTCAGGAATTTCGAGAAGGTATTTAGGTTTAGAAACTTGGACAGGACTACTCGAAAAAATCACAGCTGAAATCGGAATGGCTAATAGTTTTAGATATTATTTATCTAAAGCAAATGGAGATTTACCTGAAGTTGCTTCAATTATAGCGGAGGAATTTTACGATTTGTGGTGGAAAGAAGAGCGTTTTACGGAGAGTCGTGAAGAATTTCAAGACAAAGTTAAAACCTCACAATGTCCCTTCAAATTTGAAATTACGAAATATATCAGAAATAAAGGATTAACGAACATAAAGGAACTTGAGCAAGAAATTAATCTATTTCGAAAAATAAATATTGATGGTATAATAACTACAAACTGGGATTTATTTTTAGAATCAATATTTCCGGATTTTAGTGTATTTATTGGTCAAGAAAGTATTTTATTCCAAGACTATATTTCTGTTGGAGATATTTACAAAATTCACGGATGTAGCTCTAAACCAAATTCATTAGTTCTAACTTCAAGCGACTATGAAAATTTCAATAATAAAAACCCATATTTAGCAGCAAAGTTGTTAACTATTTTCATTGAGCAACCTATAATATTTTTAGGTTACAGCTTAAACGACCATAATATTCAAGAAATTTTGAAATCAATAATAGCTTGTTTAAGCAGACATAATATTGATAAGCTAAAAGATAGATTAATCTTTTGCGAATGGATTCCAGACGATATTGAACCAACTATGATTGATAGTACACTTTTGATTTCAGATACAGTACTTCCTATAAAGCTAATAAGATTAAATAATTTTAGTCCTTTATATACTGTATTGGCAAATAACAAAAAAAGACTTCCAATAAAAATTCTTAGAAATATGAAAGATATGGTTTTTGATTACGTAAAATCAAACCAATCAAAATCTAAAGTTTTTGTTAGTGATGATTTAGATGAAATTGAAGATATTGAAAAGGTTGAGTTTTTCTACGGTGTTGGTGTTAGAGATAAACTCTCAGAAGTTGGTTATACTGGTATTCATTTGAGAGATTTATTGCAAGATATTGTTTTAACTAAAAATTGGAATGCAGAAAAAGTTTCAAAAAACGTAATTACGAATATAAACGGAACTTATATACCATATTTTAAGCATTTGAATGGTGGCGGTTTCTTAAATGAAGATGGGGAAATTCCAACAGATGATAAAACGTTAGAGTTCAGTCCTGCTTTTATTGAAAAGGTAAATTCAATTCAGCAACAAAACTTTTACCCTGCACAAAATTATTCAAGAAAAGCTGAGGAAATTAACGAAAAATATAAAAATTTCGAAGAGCTTAAAGAAGGGGAAGATTTTGCGCATATTTTATATTATACACCTCTTTTGGAAACCGAAAAAATAAATATTGAACAGTTACATAATTTTTTGAAAGAGAATATAAATAATAAAACTTTGGGAAATACATATTTCAGAAAACTAATCTGTCTATATGATTACTTAGCGTATAAAAACGGTGGCTAA
- a CDS encoding Crp/Fnr family transcriptional regulator — translation MKEYLKSFNLFTDIEINDFLNLSQTILLKKGDLYINNNEICDSIAFVKSGIFRSYYYSNNEDEITYCFTFPNKLLMAYSSFISQKKSEENIQALTDAEIISIPKATLENLAKSNSNWLRFLKIIAEKEYVELEKWIFNHQKDKAQQRYLDLITTQPEYIKEIPLHYIASYLGVTQRHLSRIRANITY, via the coding sequence ATGAAAGAATATTTAAAATCATTTAATTTATTTACCGACATAGAGATTAATGATTTCTTGAATTTATCTCAAACTATTTTATTAAAAAAAGGCGATTTATATATTAATAATAATGAAATTTGCGACTCTATAGCTTTTGTCAAAAGTGGAATTTTTCGTTCCTATTATTATTCAAATAATGAAGATGAAATCACATATTGTTTCACTTTTCCTAATAAATTATTAATGGCTTATTCTTCATTTATTTCACAAAAAAAATCTGAAGAAAATATTCAAGCTCTGACAGATGCTGAAATAATTTCAATACCAAAAGCAACTTTAGAAAATTTAGCCAAATCAAATAGTAATTGGTTGCGTTTTTTGAAAATTATTGCCGAAAAGGAATATGTTGAATTAGAAAAATGGATATTTAATCATCAAAAAGATAAGGCTCAACAACGCTATTTAGATTTAATTACAACGCAACCTGAATATATCAAGGAGATTCCACTACATTATATAGCTTCTTACCTAGGCGTTACACAACGTCACCTAAGTCGAATAAGGGCTAATATTACGTATTAG
- a CDS encoding short chain dehydrogenase, producing MKTIILIGANGKMGQAALMGLGKHKVITAGRSADSYDFQVDITSEASLRKLYEDVGHFDAVVNTVGVCEYANFTEMTEEQWMSTILSKMMGQINIVRIGQEYIADKGAFTLITGILNTKPIPFAIADATTSGAIDTFVKCVAFEMPRGIRVNSINPTVLEEAWDVYGEMMPGFEPVPGKLVGKAFERSVDGFITGQVIFVDA from the coding sequence ATGAAAACAATAATTTTAATTGGAGCAAACGGAAAAATGGGACAAGCTGCTCTTATGGGGCTAGGAAAACACAAAGTTATAACTGCTGGACGTTCTGCTGATAGCTATGACTTTCAAGTAGATATTACAAGCGAAGCATCATTAAGGAAATTATATGAAGATGTTGGTCATTTTGATGCTGTTGTAAACACTGTTGGTGTTTGTGAATATGCAAATTTTACTGAAATGACCGAAGAACAATGGATGAGTACCATTTTAAGTAAAATGATGGGACAAATAAACATTGTACGTATTGGTCAAGAATACATTGCAGATAAGGGGGCATTTACTTTAATAACAGGAATTTTAAATACTAAGCCTATACCTTTTGCAATTGCTGATGCTACTACTAGTGGCGCTATTGATACATTTGTTAAATGTGTTGCTTTTGAAATGCCAAGAGGAATCCGAGTAAACTCAATAAACCCAACTGTTTTAGAAGAGGCTTGGGATGTTTATGGTGAAATGATGCCAGGTTTTGAGCCAGTTCCTGGAAAGTTAGTAGGTAAAGCTTTTGAACGTTCGGTTGATGGATTTATTACGGGTCAAGTAATTTTTGTAGATGCATAA